The region ATCGCCGAATGCATCAGCTTGGCGTCGTCGACCGGTTCGACATAGGCCTGCTTGACCGCGTTGTAGACAGCGACGTAACGCCGGATCTCCTCGATCGGCACCTTGGAATCGCTGGCGTCGTCGCCCTTCTTGCCCTTGCCGGCGACGGCTTTGTCGGCGGGCTTGTCGGCAGGTTTATCCTGCGCCGGTTTTTGTTCCGGCGCCTTCTGCCCGGGCGCGTCCTTGGCCGGCGCATCCCTGCTCGGCGCCTGCGCCGGCGGGACCTCCTGATCCTTGGCCGGCGCTGCATCCGGCGTCGGCGGCTGTGCCGCGGGTTCGTCCGCGGCCGGTTGTTCGGCGGCCTGCTTGTCGGGAGTCTGCTTATCGGGAGCCGGCTTGCCAGGCGCCGGCTCATCGGGCGCCTGAGTCGCCGGCGCCTGCTGCACCGGTGGCGGCTGCGCAGGCGCCTGCTGCGACAAGGCCGGAGCGGCGCCGAACGCGAGTGCGAGCGGAAGCAGACTACGCAAAGGATGACGCAGGGACATGCACGAAGCTCCGAGACAGGTACCGGTTGGACCGCGGCAGGCGGCCCGGGTTCGACCGGCTATCTGCGCACGTTAATCGGCGCGTTTGCAAGCTTTTGTTAAATGCGCGATCAGCGTCGCAACCAGGTGTTCGGATTGACCGGTTGGCCGCCGCGGCGCAGCTCGAAATACAGGGCCGGACGGCCATGGCCGCCGGAGCTGCCGACCGTGGCGACGCCCTCGCCTTTCCTGACCGCGGCGCCGGCGTCCTTGAGCAGGGCGTCGTTGTTCGCGTACAGGCTCATGTAGCCGTTGCCGTGGTCGATGATCAGCAGCAGGCCGTAACCGGTCATCCACTCCGAATAGACCACGGTGCCGTCGCTGACCGCCTTGACCGTGCTGCCGGCGGCGGCGCCGATCAACAGGCCCTCGCTGCTGCGGCCGTCGGGCATGGTGCCGCCGAACCCGGCCAGCAAGGCGCCCGACACCGGCCAGCCCAGGCCGCCGACCTGCGGCGGCGGCGTACTGGCGACCGCGACCGGCGGCTTGCGAGGCGTGGTCGTGCGCGCGGGCTTGCCCGAAGCCGCCGCGGTGGCTGCCGCTTTCGCCTCGCGCGCTTCGCGTTCGGCCTTGGCCTTGGCGGCGGCGCGGCGTTGCGCCTCGGCGCGGGCGGCGGCGGCGCGCAATTTCGCCAGCAATTGCTCCAGGCCCTTGGCATCGCGGCCGAGCTCGCGCTCGCGGGTGCTGCGGTCTTCGTACTTCTCGTTGATTTGCGCGACCAGCGCGGCACGCGCCTTGCGGTCTTTCTCCAGCTGGCCGAGCTGGTTGCGCTGCTGCTTGCGGGTGCTGTCGAGGGTGACGCGGCGCTCGACGATCTCGCGCTCGATCGCATCGAGTTCGCGCACTTGCGTGCTGAGCTCGGCGATGCGGCGTGCGCGGTCGCGCTGGACGTAGCCGTGGTAGGTCAGGATGCGGCCGCTGTCGGCGACCTTGTCCTGCGACAACAACAACTTCAACGGCGCGTCGTTGCCCTGCGCGTAAGCCGCGCGCAACAGGCGCGAGAGCTCCTGGCGTTGCGAGCCGAGCTTGCCGTTGAGCTCGTCGCGACGCGTCTGCAGGTCCTTCAACGCGGCCTGCTCGCGCGCCAGACGCGTTTCGGTCTCGCGCAGGGCGCGGTTGGAATGACCGACCTGTTCGTCGGCGGCGCGCAGTTGCTGCGAAGCGTCGCCGCGTTGGCCTTCGAGTTGGCGACGCTCGGCGGCGACCGACTTCAACTCGGTCTTGATCTTCTCGAGCTTGCGTTCGGTCTCGCGGCTGCTGTTCTGCGCCGCCGCCATCGCGGCCGATGCAGGCACGAGCAGCGACGCCGCGACCAGCGTCATCGCCGCCAGCGCTTGCGTCGCCGCCGCGCCCCAGCCGCGCAGATCGCGCAGATTGGCCATCAGCGCTCCAGCAGGCTCTGCCCGGTCATTTCGGCCGGTTGCGCCAGGCCGAGCAGGTCGAGCATGGTCGGGGCGACGTCGCGCAGGGCGCCGCCGCTACGCAACGTGGTCTTGCGCGAGCCGAGATAGACGAACGGCACCGGACCGACCGTGTGCGCGGTGTGCGGCTGTCCGGTTTCCGGGTCGCGCATCATTTCCAGGTTGCCGTGGTCGGCGGTGACCAGCAGCGCGCCGCCGACCTCGCGTACCGCCGCGGCGACCGCGCCGATGGCCTGGTCGACCGCTTCGGCGGCCTTGATCGCCGCACCGAGGTCGCCGGTGTGGCCGACCATGTCGGGGTTGGCGATGTTGCAGACCGCCACGTCGATGGCGCCGGAGCGGATCGACGCGACCAGCTTTTCGGTCAGCTCGGGGCAGCTCATTTCCGGCTGCAGATCGTAGGTCGCGACCTTCGGGCTCGGGATCAGGATGCGGCTTTCGCCGGCATACGGTTCCTCGCGGCCGCCGCTGAAGAAGAACGTCACGTGCGCGTACTTCTCGGTCTCGGCGATGCGCAACTGGGTGAGGCCGTTCGCGGCCAGCAGTTCGCCGAGCGTGTTGTGCAGGTCGTCGGGACCGAACGCGACCGGCGCCGGCAGTTTGGCGTCGTACTCGGTCAGGCAAACGAAGCGCGACAGCTTCGGCCGGCGCGCCTCGTAGCCGGAGAACGTCGGATCGACGAAGGCCGCGGTCAGCTGGCGGGCGCGGTCGGCGCGGAAATTCATGAACACGACCGCATCGCCGTCGGCCATCGCCGCACTCGATCCGATCACGGTCGGAGCAACGAACTCGTCGGTCTCGCCGCGCGCATAGGCGGCCTCCAGCCCTTCGAGTGCGCTCGCCGCACGATGTTCGCTGGCGGCGTCGACGATCGCATTCCAGGCCCGCAGTTGGCGGTCCCAGCGTTGATCGCGGTCCATCGCATAGTAGCGGCCGCTGATCGAGGCGATGTGCGCATTGCCGACGCGCTCGCACACCTGTTGCAGACGCTCCAGGCTCGGTGCAGCCGACTTCGGCGGCATGTCGCGGCCGTCGAGGAAGGCATGCACGGCAACCCGGGCCACGCCTTCGCGGCGGGCCAGTTCGAGCATGGCGAAGATGTGCTGCTCGTGGCTGTGCACGCCGCCCGGCGAGAGCAGGCCCATCACCTGCAAGGTGGCGCCGTTCGCCTTGGCCGCGGCGCAGGCCGCGCGCAGTTCTTCGTTGGCGTAGAAGCTGCCGTCCTCGATCGCCGCATCGACGCGGGTCAGGTCCTGGTAGACGATGCGACCGGCGCCGAGATTCATGTGGCCGACTTCGGAATTGCCCATCTGCCCGTCCGGCAGGCCGACGTGACGGCCCTCGGTGTGGATCAGGGTATGCGGTTCGCTCGCGAGCAGGGCGTGCCAGTTCGGCAGGGTCGCCTGGGCCAGGGCATTGTCGGCGGGATCGTCGCGATGGCCCCAACCGTCCAGGATCAACAACACTACGGGCTTGGGGCGGGAAGGCGCTGACACGTCGGGAGTTCCTATGACTTGGGGCAGGGGCCGCCACGGGCGGGTCCTGCGATTGTAGCGAAGCGGGGCATGAAGCCCCGAACAACCGCCGCGCGACGGCGGATCGAGCACGGCCCGGCTCGAAGCAGCGCCGGCAAGTGCTTGATCCTCAAAGCCCGGCGGCGGCCGATGCAGGATTTCTTTCCCCGCACGTAAACCGTTTGCGCATTGCCCGCATCTCAGTCCCTGTCCACCAAACAACGGAACACGCCATGACGAGCCCCCGCCTCACTCTCAGCCTCTCGGTCCTGATCGCTCTGTCCTCGCCGCTGGCGTTCGCCGCCGAAGGCATCAGCAAGGTCAACGGCAGCATCACCGTCGGCTCCGGCGAAAGCCAAGGCACGCTGGAAACCGTCAACGGCAGCATCAAGATCGGCGACAACGCCCGCGTCGCCGACGCCGAAACCGTCAACGGCAGTATCAACGTCGGCGCGCGCAGCCAGACCGGCAGCCTGGAGACGGTCAACGGCAGCATCCGCGCCGGCACCGACTTCACCGCCGGCGGCGGCCTGGAAACCGTCAACGGCGGCATCTTCGTCGACCGCGGCGGCACCGTGCGCGGCGATGTCGAGACCGTCAACGGCGCGATCGGCCTGGTCGACACCGACGTCACCGGCGGCATCGAAACCGTCAATGGCGACGTCACTGTCGGCGTCAATTCCCACGTCAGCGGCGGCATCCATTACACCAAGCCCAGCGGCATCGGCATCAAGCTCAAGCCGCGCAACCCGCGCGTGGTGATCGGCCCGAACGCGCGCGTCGACGGCCCGCTGGTGTTCGAACGCGAAGTCACCCTGTACGTGCACGCCACCGCCAAGACCGGCGCGATCCGCGGCGCCACCGCGATCGCCTACAACACGCCCAAGCCGCCGGCCGAGTAAGCCGTCGATCCGCCTGGCCCGGTCCGCTGAAGGGGCCGGGCCGGGTGTGCGGGCGGGAACCGCCTTCGCCAGTGGCCACGCACGGGACAACGCCCCTTGGACGTTGCCCCTAGAATGGACCTCCCCCACCCCCGGCCCACCGGCCGCTCCTGGAGGTCTGATGTCCCGTACCCCGCTCCTCACCGCCACCTCGTTGGTGGCCGCCGCCCTGGTGTTGTCGGCCTGCAACAAGCCGGCCGAAACACCGGACGCGAAGGCTCCGGCCGATGCCCCGGCGGCGACGCCCGGCACCGCCGCCGATCACGCCTTCGACGGCGCGATCAATGCCGCCGACTTCGCCCAGCACGTCAAGGTGCTGGCCTCCGACGAGTTCGAGGGCCGTGCGCCCGGCAGCGCCGGCGAAGAAAAGACCGTCCAGTACCTGGAAGCGCAGTTCAAGCGCCTCGGCCTGAAGCCCGGCAACGGCGACAGCTACTTCCAGACCGTGCCGATGGTCGAGACCACCGCCGACGAGTCCACCTCGCTCAAGCTCGAGGTCAAGGGCCAGCCGCGCGAACTCAAGTTCGGCAGCGACATGGTCGTCGGCACGCGCACCGGCCAAGCCGAAGTCAAGCTCGCCGCCAGCGACCTGGTCTTCGTCGGCTAC is a window of Lysobacter antibioticus DNA encoding:
- a CDS encoding murein hydrolase activator EnvC family protein, giving the protein MANLRDLRGWGAAATQALAAMTLVAASLLVPASAAMAAAQNSSRETERKLEKIKTELKSVAAERRQLEGQRGDASQQLRAADEQVGHSNRALRETETRLAREQAALKDLQTRRDELNGKLGSQRQELSRLLRAAYAQGNDAPLKLLLSQDKVADSGRILTYHGYVQRDRARRIAELSTQVRELDAIEREIVERRVTLDSTRKQQRNQLGQLEKDRKARAALVAQINEKYEDRSTRERELGRDAKGLEQLLAKLRAAAARAEAQRRAAAKAKAEREAREAKAAATAAASGKPARTTTPRKPPVAVASTPPPQVGGLGWPVSGALLAGFGGTMPDGRSSEGLLIGAAAGSTVKAVSDGTVVYSEWMTGYGLLLIIDHGNGYMSLYANNDALLKDAGAAVRKGEGVATVGSSGGHGRPALYFELRRGGQPVNPNTWLRR
- the gpmI gene encoding 2,3-bisphosphoglycerate-independent phosphoglycerate mutase yields the protein MSAPSRPKPVVLLILDGWGHRDDPADNALAQATLPNWHALLASEPHTLIHTEGRHVGLPDGQMGNSEVGHMNLGAGRIVYQDLTRVDAAIEDGSFYANEELRAACAAAKANGATLQVMGLLSPGGVHSHEQHIFAMLELARREGVARVAVHAFLDGRDMPPKSAAPSLERLQQVCERVGNAHIASISGRYYAMDRDQRWDRQLRAWNAIVDAASEHRAASALEGLEAAYARGETDEFVAPTVIGSSAAMADGDAVVFMNFRADRARQLTAAFVDPTFSGYEARRPKLSRFVCLTEYDAKLPAPVAFGPDDLHNTLGELLAANGLTQLRIAETEKYAHVTFFFSGGREEPYAGESRILIPSPKVATYDLQPEMSCPELTEKLVASIRSGAIDVAVCNIANPDMVGHTGDLGAAIKAAEAVDQAIGAVAAAVREVGGALLVTADHGNLEMMRDPETGQPHTAHTVGPVPFVYLGSRKTTLRSGGALRDVAPTMLDLLGLAQPAEMTGQSLLER